From a single Thermothielavioides terrestris NRRL 8126 chromosome 3, complete sequence genomic region:
- a CDS encoding uncharacterized protein (Contains conserved domain mRNA_triPase[pfam02940], The beta chain of mRNA capping enzyme has triphosphatase activity.), translating into MDLRGILNDNGPSASPPSKPPPLPVQPPAQQPVLPSTPVQSHAPQSFRDYSQAQPSPGRHMSQDYGSQHLPSGPYASPPPFQASSAGSYASRPPPPPPLQHLPPNDLRSPSLSAGPAPSPYRQTPTASLGSAGGYPFPPQQNPTSPVQHHQYPPTATYHRDGLPPPAAPSGMTGPSAASYMQASHVPQTPPVATPGTANSYLHRSQSSQSTPTPTSAHSQHTQYGAPFAQGSPVAAPRPLMPTDAQPRQSSQPPTPGAAVPLSARPSQSMGYGQPPSPYQQRLPAAGFHPIPQTSPGPPPPRSLPRHSISQSIHEARSQDSVQGQQLQSDRELSLSVSPKTRVPSLPGSAGRPGTSASVSEPEPRPSQPQPAPPTMAERAATPAKRKLEDRELRPDELERRDSRPPPFEDRNGPPAYADAGASALRSHMPTRAPQKSRLHRVIPPWAQSLRDRAPSHPNRVLYQPIPHSRPQVNGKLDRLPARPDRLQQSRHASPEEKRAAAPITPAPSVPPDSASQWGPLGPWEASITNSVPREQFTKAIADFLFQYVILNQDMGEIQSRGVKFEIEAKLGMLIDKNTNQRVELPILSECILSDNGNWLGFRSSMTETQHKSFNEFLNQLVQQTHPANKAAHAGLPRPRLPIDYRHRHEVDRFFEIPASHRDRMLPVCVARPFAARGHGARVRVTHDQKTGKELGKIVKARIADLSLHFPDLPLDCRISVNLEMDWDGPLEELERMAGATGRPPLPARTKDRLSYKHGCYQIDLTQVTQSVAGPGNSQRIEKEHELEIEVDPSPLIEQGRRAMEGQPHQYVDVVEGLVNNIRILARKANEFVA; encoded by the exons ATGGATCTTAGGGGAATCCTAAACGACAACGGGCCTTCGGCATCCCCGCCGagcaagccgccgccactgccTGTGCAGCCGCCAGCACAGCAGCCCGTCCTCCCGTCGACGCCGGTCCAGTCACATGCGCCGCAATCGTTCCGCGACTACAGCCAGGCCCAGCCGTCCCCCGGCCGGCACATGTCGCAGGACTATGGCTCGCAACACCTGCCATCGGGCCCGTACGCGTCCCCACCGCCGTTCCAGGCTTCCAGCGCCGGCTCGTATGCCagccgccctcctccgccgccgccgctccaaCACCTGCCGCCCAACGACCTCCGATCCCCGAGTCTCAgcgccggcccggcgccgtctccgTACCGCCAGACTCCGACTGCGTCCCTCGGCTCAGCGGGCGGCTATCCGTTCCCGCCGCAGCAGAACCCAACGAGCCCCGTCCAGCATCACCAATATCCACCGACCGCCACCTACCACCGCGACGGCTTGCCCCCTCCGGCAGCTCCCTCCGGCATGACCGGCCCGTCTGCTGCCTCATATATGCAAGCGTCGCACGTTCCTCAGACTCCTCCGGTTGCAACGCCCGGCACGGCGAACTCGTACCTCCACAGGTCCCAATCATCGCAGTCGACGCCCACGCCCACTTCAGCGCACAGTCAACACACACAATACGGTGCGCCATTTGCTCAAGGAAGTCCCGTGGCAGCGCCGCGTCCCTTGATGCCAACGGATGCGCAGCCACGCCAGTCGTCCCAACCACCGACTCCTGGAGCAGCGGTGCCGCTGTCCGCGCGACCATCTCAGTCAATGGGGTACGGTCAGCCGCCAAGCCCGTACCAGCAACGTTTGCCGGCCGCAGGTTTCCATCCGATACCGCAAACATCTCCGggcccaccaccgccccggTCGCTACCCAGACACTCCATCTCTCAAAGCATCCACGAAGCCCGCAGCCAGGACTCTGTTCAGGGCCAACAACTTCAGAGCGACAGAGAACTGAGCCTCAGCGTGAGTCCCAAAACACGAGTCCCCAGCTTGCCAggcagcgccggccggcccggcacgtcggcctcggtctCGGAGCCGGAACCTCGCCCCAGCCAGCCCCAACCTGCCCCGCCGACCATGGCAGAGCGCGCCGCGACCCCCGCCAAGCGGAAACTAGAGGATCGCGAGCTACGGCCAGACGAGTTAGAGAGGCGGGATTCACGACCCCCTCCGTTCGAAGACCGGAACGGGCCTCCCGCCTACGCCGACGCTGGAGCGTCGGCGCTGCGTTCGCACATGCCGACAAGAGCACCGCAAAAGAGTCGGCTACACCGGGTCATTCCACCATGGGCACAGTCGCTCCGAGACAGAGCGCCGAGCCATCCCAACCGAGTGTTGTATCAACCAATCCCCCACTCCAGGCCCCAGGTCAATGGCAAGCTCGATCGCCTGCCGGCCCGGCCGGACCGCCTGCAGCAAAGCCGGCATGCATCCCCGGAAGAAAAacgcgccgcggcgcctaTCACGCCCGCGCCCAGCGTGCCGCCGGATAGTGCAAGTCAGTGGGGCCCGCTGGGTCCGTGGGAGGCCAGCATCACCAACTCGGTCCCTCGGGAACAGTTCACCAAGGCAATCGCCGATTTTCTGTTCCAATACGTCATACTAAACCAGGACATGGGCGAGATCCAGAGCCGTGGTGTCAAATTCGAGATCGAAGCCAAGCTCGGCATGCTGATCGACAAGAACACAAATCAGCGCGTGGAGCTCCCCATCCTGTCCGAATGCATCCTCAGCGACAACGGCAACTGGCTCGGCTTCCGGTCTAGCATGACCGAAACCCAGCACAAGTCGTTCAACGAGTTCCTGAACCAACTGGTCCAGCAGACCCACCCGGCCAACAAGGCAGCCCACGCCGGGCTGCCCCGGCCACGCCTCCCCATCGACTACCGGCACCGCCACGAAGTCGACAGGTTCTTCGAGATCCCCGCCTCGCACCGCGACCGCATGCTCCCGGTGTGCGTTGCCAGGCCCTTCGCCGCCCGGGGCCACGGCGCGCGCGTGCGCGTGACGCACGACCAGAAGACGGGCAAGGAGCTCGGCAAGATCGTCAAGGCGCGCATCGCCGACCTGAGCCTGCACTTCCCGGACCTGCCGCTCGACTGCAGGATCAGCGTCAACCTCGAGATGGACTGGGACGGCccgctcgaggagctggagcgcaTGGCCGGCGCGaccggccgcccgccgctgcccgcgcGCACCAAAGACCGCTTGAGCTACAAGCACGGCTGCTACCAGATCGATCTGACGCAGGTTACGCAGAGTGTGGCTGGGCCTGGT AACTCACAGCGCATAGAGAAAGAACATGAGCTTGAGATAGAGGTTGACCCCAGCCCGCTGATCGAGCAGGGCCGGAGGGCCATGGAGGGCCAGCCGCATCAGTACGTGGACGTGGTGGAGGGGTTAGTCAACAATATCAGGATATTGGCGCGGAAGGCCAACGAGTTTGTGGCCTAG